From a region of the Paralichthys olivaceus isolate ysfri-2021 chromosome 4, ASM2471397v2, whole genome shotgun sequence genome:
- the LOC109633703 gene encoding leucine-rich repeat transmembrane neuronal protein 4-like isoform X1: MCSLSISCRGILLPPAAMGSMMLDWRLSCLLLQAAVLLLLSKGERMCPSSCRCEGKIVYCESGIFQDIPENITTGCQGLSLRYNNLLVLLPYQFAHLNQLIWLYLDHNSINAIDALAFHGVRRLKELILSSNKISHLHNKTFSAIPNLRNLDLSYNQLQSLQPGHFYGLRKLQNLHLRSNGLKQILIRTFLECRSLEFLDLGYNRLRSLTRTTFLGLFKLKELHLEHNQFSRMNVFIFPRLTNLQALYLQWNRIRSINQGVPWTWHKLQKLDLSGNEIQILDPAVFRCMPNLQILNLESNKLSSVPEEAVAAWTSLTTISLAGNAWDCSPGICPLMAWLKTFKDSKDISMICSSPKPVQGERVVDVVKNLSACVDVSSVFTTTALIILTSAQVVNATTHPSPSGVTDLTRSESPAQRLTPSPVPPSGTARKTTESTTMRSTSNTPPEPPTSFIPELQFEHMAFHKIIAGSVALFLSVSLILLVIYVSWRRYPNTMRQLQQHSVNHKRRKKARKQEQDLNSQLQEYYLSYHSNSETMDSLVNETRPCTCTISGSIECEV, translated from the exons ATGTGCTCTTTATCCATCTCTTGCAGAGGAATACTCCTTCCCCCAGCAGCGATGG GTTCGATGATGTTGGACTGGAGGTTATCATGTCTTCTTCTGCAGGcagctgtgctgctgttgctcaGCAAGGGGGAGAGGATGTGTCCCTCCAGTTGTCGCTGTGAAGGAAAGATTGTTTATTGCGAGTCTGGCATCTTCCAAGACATCCCAGAAAACATCACCACCGGCTGCCAAGGTCTGTCTCTGCGTTACAACAACCTGCTGGTCCTGTTGCCATACCAATTTGCCCACCTCAACCAGCTAATTTGGCTTTATTTGGACCACAACTCCATCAATGCAATAGACGCTTTAGCCTTCCATGGTGTGCGCAGGCTCAAGGAGCTGATCCTCAGCTCCAACAAAATAAGCCACCTGCACAACAAAACCTTCAGCGCCATACCAAACCTGCGAAATCTGGACTTATCCTACAATCAACTGCAGTCACTGCAACCAGGACATTTTTATGGTCTGCGCAAGCTACAGAATCTCCACCTTCGATCCAATGGACTGAAACAGATCCTCATTCGAACGTTTCTGGAATGCCGCAGTCTGGAGTTTCTAGATTTGGGTTATAATCGTTTACGAAGCCTCACCCGTACAACGTTCTTGGGTCTGTTCAAGTTGAAAGAGCTTCATTTGGAGCACAACCAATTTTCCAGGAtgaatgtctttattttccCACGTCTTACCAACCTCCAAGCTCTTTATTTGCAATGGAACCGTATACGATCCATCAATCAAGGCGTCCCCTGGACCTGGCACAAATTGCAGAAATTGGACCTGTCAGGAAATGAAATCCAAATCTTGGACCCAGCAGTTTTCCGGTGTATGCCAAACTTACAAATACTCaatctggaatcaaacaaactgagCAGTGTGCCTGAGGAAGCTGTGGCAGCGTGGACCTCCCTGACCACCATCAGCCTGGCAGGTAATGCCTGGGACTGCAGCCCCGGCATCTGCCCTCTTATGGCATGGCTGAAAACCTTCAAAGACTCCAAAGACATCAGCATGATATGCAGCAGTCCCAAGCCTGTGCAGGGAGAAAGAGTGGTGGATGTAGTGAAAAACCTCTCGGCATGTGTGGACGTTTCAAGTGTGTTTACAACCACAGCTCTCATCATCCTGACTTCTGCCCAGGTTGTGAATGCCACAACTCACCCCTCTCCCTCTGGTGTTACAGACCTGACTCGTAGTGAGTCACCGGCACAGAGATTAACTCCTTCACCTGTCCCTCCGAGCGGGACGgccagaaaaacaacagagtccACAACCATGAGGTCGACATCAAACACCCCCCCAGAGCCCCCAACATCATTTATCCCAGAGCTACAGTTTGAACATATGGCTTTCCACAAAATCATTGCAGGCAGCGTAGCCCTGTTCCTGTCAGTGTCATTGATCCTTCTGGTTATTTATGTCTCATGGAGGCGCTACCCCAACACCAtgaggcagctgcagcagcactcaGTCAACCATAAGCGCAGGAAAAAGGCCCGAAAGCAGGAGCAGGATCTCAACTCTCAGTTGCAAGAGTACTACCTGAGCTACCATTCAAACTCAGAGACTATGGACTCTTTGGTGAACGAGACAAGGCCTTGCACATGCACCATATCAGGATCCATAGAATGTGAGGTCTGA
- the LOC109633703 gene encoding leucine-rich repeat transmembrane neuronal protein 4-like isoform X2, which produces MMLDWRLSCLLLQAAVLLLLSKGERMCPSSCRCEGKIVYCESGIFQDIPENITTGCQGLSLRYNNLLVLLPYQFAHLNQLIWLYLDHNSINAIDALAFHGVRRLKELILSSNKISHLHNKTFSAIPNLRNLDLSYNQLQSLQPGHFYGLRKLQNLHLRSNGLKQILIRTFLECRSLEFLDLGYNRLRSLTRTTFLGLFKLKELHLEHNQFSRMNVFIFPRLTNLQALYLQWNRIRSINQGVPWTWHKLQKLDLSGNEIQILDPAVFRCMPNLQILNLESNKLSSVPEEAVAAWTSLTTISLAGNAWDCSPGICPLMAWLKTFKDSKDISMICSSPKPVQGERVVDVVKNLSACVDVSSVFTTTALIILTSAQVVNATTHPSPSGVTDLTRSESPAQRLTPSPVPPSGTARKTTESTTMRSTSNTPPEPPTSFIPELQFEHMAFHKIIAGSVALFLSVSLILLVIYVSWRRYPNTMRQLQQHSVNHKRRKKARKQEQDLNSQLQEYYLSYHSNSETMDSLVNETRPCTCTISGSIECEV; this is translated from the coding sequence ATGATGTTGGACTGGAGGTTATCATGTCTTCTTCTGCAGGcagctgtgctgctgttgctcaGCAAGGGGGAGAGGATGTGTCCCTCCAGTTGTCGCTGTGAAGGAAAGATTGTTTATTGCGAGTCTGGCATCTTCCAAGACATCCCAGAAAACATCACCACCGGCTGCCAAGGTCTGTCTCTGCGTTACAACAACCTGCTGGTCCTGTTGCCATACCAATTTGCCCACCTCAACCAGCTAATTTGGCTTTATTTGGACCACAACTCCATCAATGCAATAGACGCTTTAGCCTTCCATGGTGTGCGCAGGCTCAAGGAGCTGATCCTCAGCTCCAACAAAATAAGCCACCTGCACAACAAAACCTTCAGCGCCATACCAAACCTGCGAAATCTGGACTTATCCTACAATCAACTGCAGTCACTGCAACCAGGACATTTTTATGGTCTGCGCAAGCTACAGAATCTCCACCTTCGATCCAATGGACTGAAACAGATCCTCATTCGAACGTTTCTGGAATGCCGCAGTCTGGAGTTTCTAGATTTGGGTTATAATCGTTTACGAAGCCTCACCCGTACAACGTTCTTGGGTCTGTTCAAGTTGAAAGAGCTTCATTTGGAGCACAACCAATTTTCCAGGAtgaatgtctttattttccCACGTCTTACCAACCTCCAAGCTCTTTATTTGCAATGGAACCGTATACGATCCATCAATCAAGGCGTCCCCTGGACCTGGCACAAATTGCAGAAATTGGACCTGTCAGGAAATGAAATCCAAATCTTGGACCCAGCAGTTTTCCGGTGTATGCCAAACTTACAAATACTCaatctggaatcaaacaaactgagCAGTGTGCCTGAGGAAGCTGTGGCAGCGTGGACCTCCCTGACCACCATCAGCCTGGCAGGTAATGCCTGGGACTGCAGCCCCGGCATCTGCCCTCTTATGGCATGGCTGAAAACCTTCAAAGACTCCAAAGACATCAGCATGATATGCAGCAGTCCCAAGCCTGTGCAGGGAGAAAGAGTGGTGGATGTAGTGAAAAACCTCTCGGCATGTGTGGACGTTTCAAGTGTGTTTACAACCACAGCTCTCATCATCCTGACTTCTGCCCAGGTTGTGAATGCCACAACTCACCCCTCTCCCTCTGGTGTTACAGACCTGACTCGTAGTGAGTCACCGGCACAGAGATTAACTCCTTCACCTGTCCCTCCGAGCGGGACGgccagaaaaacaacagagtccACAACCATGAGGTCGACATCAAACACCCCCCCAGAGCCCCCAACATCATTTATCCCAGAGCTACAGTTTGAACATATGGCTTTCCACAAAATCATTGCAGGCAGCGTAGCCCTGTTCCTGTCAGTGTCATTGATCCTTCTGGTTATTTATGTCTCATGGAGGCGCTACCCCAACACCAtgaggcagctgcagcagcactcaGTCAACCATAAGCGCAGGAAAAAGGCCCGAAAGCAGGAGCAGGATCTCAACTCTCAGTTGCAAGAGTACTACCTGAGCTACCATTCAAACTCAGAGACTATGGACTCTTTGGTGAACGAGACAAGGCCTTGCACATGCACCATATCAGGATCCATAGAATGTGAGGTCTGA